From a single Streptomyces sp. NBC_01264 genomic region:
- a CDS encoding protease inhibitor I42 family protein, which produces MEVREVVLAPGEPYELRLTVRGARGYVWTWRVTGDADAVAVAQAPPAAAPQPTEPPLPGATVERLYLVRGRVAGRARIRFAQVRPPYPDEAPYDEFVLDVTVR; this is translated from the coding sequence GTGGAGGTCCGCGAGGTGGTGCTCGCGCCCGGTGAGCCGTACGAGCTGCGGCTCACCGTGCGCGGTGCGCGCGGCTACGTCTGGACCTGGCGGGTGACGGGCGACGCGGACGCCGTCGCGGTGGCGCAGGCCCCGCCGGCCGCCGCACCGCAGCCGACGGAGCCGCCGCTGCCCGGGGCGACGGTGGAACGGCTGTACCTCGTACGGGGGCGGGTGGCGGGCCGGGCCAGGATCCGCTTCGCGCAGGTCCGTCCGCCGTATCCGGACGAGGCCCCGTACGACGAGTTCGTGCTGGACGTCACGGTGCGGTGA
- a CDS encoding GntR family transcriptional regulator, with the protein MPPASTPATTVTAAERVYQHVKQAVLDRRYEGGVLLTEGELAVAVGVSRTPVREALLRLETEGLLKLYPKKGALVLAVSAQEIADVIETRLLVEEFTVRQAVPAPAGLLERLAELVEEQRRLGDAGELAAMMAADRAFHAEIVRSAGNQILCRLYDQLRDRQLRMGVALLHAHPERVERTLAEHREILDALRAGDADTAAAAVRAHVSRVGELVRGSAR; encoded by the coding sequence ATGCCACCCGCCAGTACCCCCGCCACCACCGTGACCGCTGCCGAACGCGTCTACCAACACGTCAAGCAGGCCGTGCTCGACCGCCGCTACGAGGGCGGGGTGCTGCTGACCGAGGGCGAGCTCGCGGTGGCCGTCGGGGTCTCGCGCACACCGGTCCGCGAGGCGCTGCTGCGGCTGGAGACCGAGGGGCTGCTGAAGCTGTACCCGAAGAAGGGCGCCCTCGTCCTCGCAGTCTCCGCCCAGGAGATCGCCGACGTGATCGAAACCCGGCTGCTGGTCGAGGAGTTCACCGTCCGTCAAGCCGTGCCCGCCCCGGCCGGACTGCTGGAACGGCTCGCGGAACTGGTCGAGGAGCAGCGCCGGCTCGGCGACGCGGGCGAGCTCGCGGCGATGATGGCCGCCGACCGGGCCTTCCACGCGGAGATCGTGCGCAGCGCCGGCAACCAGATCCTCTGCCGCCTCTACGACCAACTGCGCGACCGCCAGCTCCGCATGGGCGTGGCCCTGCTGCACGCACACCCCGAGCGGGTGGAGCGGACGCTGGCTGAGCACCGGGAGATCCTCGACGCCCTGCGCGCGGGCGACGCCGACACGGCCGCCGCGGCGGTACGGGCCCACGTGAGCCGGGTCGGGGAACTGGTGCGGGGGTCCGCCCGATGA
- a CDS encoding MFS transporter: protein MSSASAASAASAASAAAPAASPAVFKDPPGGRRAVLVWSIGVAVYFVAVIFRTSLGVAGLEAADRFHVNASALSTFSLLQLLVYAGMQIPVGLMVDRLGTKKVLTLGAVLFTAGQIGFALSPSYGMALAARALLGCGDAMTFISVLRLGTRWFPARRGPLMAQLAGLVGMAGNLISTLVLAPVLHGVGWVPAFAGSAVAGLIVLVPLVLFLRDHPEGHEPAPRAATGAGGFVRRQIADSWKEPGTKLGLWVHFTTQFPAMVFLLLWGMPFLVEAQGLSRTTAGGLLTLVVASNMALGLVYGQVVGRRQSSRIPLALGTVALTALLWGSVLAYPGDHAPMWLLIALCLVLGTCGPASMIGFDFARPANPADRQGTASGITNMGGFLASMTTLLVVGLLLDATGDNYRIAFSSVFVLELLGIAQILRLRGRALARERERAAVLVPVAPVAPVAPVVLAAASASAPLPPAPVPAATAVVASGAGTPVGTPADPGPAR, encoded by the coding sequence ATGAGCTCCGCGTCCGCCGCGTCCGCCGCGTCCGCCGCGTCCGCCGCCGCCCCCGCCGCGTCCCCCGCCGTCTTCAAGGACCCGCCGGGCGGCCGCAGGGCGGTGCTCGTCTGGTCCATCGGCGTCGCCGTCTACTTCGTGGCGGTCATCTTCCGCACCAGCCTCGGTGTCGCCGGGCTGGAGGCCGCCGACCGCTTCCACGTGAACGCCTCGGCGCTGTCCACGTTCTCCCTGCTCCAGCTCCTGGTCTACGCGGGCATGCAGATACCCGTCGGCCTGATGGTGGACAGGCTCGGCACCAAGAAGGTGCTCACCCTCGGCGCCGTGCTCTTCACCGCCGGCCAGATCGGCTTCGCGCTCTCCCCCTCCTACGGGATGGCCCTGGCGGCCCGCGCCCTGCTGGGCTGCGGGGACGCCATGACCTTCATCTCCGTACTGAGGCTCGGCACCCGCTGGTTCCCGGCCCGCCGGGGCCCGCTGATGGCGCAGCTGGCGGGGCTGGTCGGGATGGCCGGCAACCTGATCTCCACGCTGGTACTGGCCCCCGTGCTGCACGGCGTCGGCTGGGTGCCCGCGTTCGCGGGCAGCGCGGTGGCGGGGCTGATCGTCCTGGTCCCGCTGGTGCTGTTCCTGCGCGACCACCCGGAGGGACACGAGCCCGCGCCGCGCGCGGCCACCGGCGCGGGCGGCTTCGTACGGCGCCAGATCGCCGACTCCTGGAAGGAGCCCGGCACCAAGCTCGGGCTGTGGGTGCACTTCACGACGCAGTTCCCGGCGATGGTGTTCCTGCTGCTGTGGGGCATGCCCTTCCTCGTCGAGGCCCAGGGGCTCTCGCGCACCACCGCGGGCGGACTGCTGACGCTGGTGGTCGCCTCGAACATGGCGCTCGGGCTGGTCTACGGCCAGGTCGTCGGCCGCCGGCAGTCCTCCCGGATCCCGCTGGCCCTGGGCACGGTCGCCCTGACCGCCCTCCTCTGGGGCTCGGTCCTGGCGTACCCCGGGGACCACGCGCCGATGTGGCTGCTGATCGCGCTCTGCCTGGTGCTGGGCACGTGCGGACCGGCGTCGATGATCGGCTTCGACTTCGCCCGCCCCGCCAACCCGGCGGATCGTCAGGGCACCGCCTCCGGAATCACCAACATGGGTGGTTTCCTCGCCTCCATGACGACCCTGCTGGTGGTGGGCCTGCTGCTCGACGCCACCGGGGACAACTACCGCATCGCGTTCTCCTCGGTCTTCGTCCTGGAACTCCTGGGCATCGCCCAGATCCTGCGCCTGCGCGGTCGCGCCCTGGCCCGCGAACGCGAGCGGGCGGCTGTGCTCGTCCCGGTCGCCCCGGTCGCCCCGGTCGCCCCGGTCGTCCTCGCCGCGGCGTCGGCTTCGGCGCCGCTTCCGCCGGCCCCGGTACCGGCGGCCACCGCCGTGGTCGCCTCCGGGGCCGGCACCCCCGTCGGCACCCCTGCCGACCCAGGGCCCGCCCGGTGA